The following are encoded in a window of Telmatobacter sp. DSM 110680 genomic DNA:
- a CDS encoding MFS transporter: protein MEHRQSTATCGFGTVPTAYTMNWSPPPLTNRPKLNEENLAAASDEPAAIVQELPKLETAELPQAIRALRNANFRLFWAGNFTSNIGTWMQNVAQGWLVLTLTNSAFWLGVVGFAGSIPFLFVTLFGGVIADRVNKRRLLQVTQTIMMLLAFLLAGLTYFHAISVWGVAAIAFGNGVAMAMNAPSYQALVPKLVKREDLTNAIALNSAQFNMSRILGPTLGGYAMVVFGMAGNFFLNGLSFLAVLWALVRIDYPKEDLSRHQSMWDSLKGGFAYLRSNRQMYVMIWMTAFASFFGFPFITFIPYFAKVQLHAGESGLGWLLACSGVGSVLGAMTIAISGVIRHRGRVLTGCGVVFFAAIIGFSYSHVFALSQGLAFFEGFCGILMISCFNVSIQHLSSDAMRGRMMSIYATSFLGLPPIGALVAGELSRHMDTGHALAMMAGVSLLSFVGFYASSPALRELD from the coding sequence ATGGAGCATAGACAAAGCACGGCAACATGCGGCTTCGGCACAGTTCCCACAGCTTACACTATGAATTGGAGTCCTCCCCCTCTGACAAACAGGCCCAAACTGAACGAAGAGAACCTGGCCGCTGCTTCCGACGAACCTGCAGCGATTGTGCAGGAGCTTCCGAAACTGGAGACAGCGGAACTCCCCCAGGCAATTCGCGCTTTGCGCAATGCAAATTTCCGGCTCTTCTGGGCGGGAAACTTCACCTCGAACATCGGCACGTGGATGCAGAACGTGGCACAGGGATGGCTGGTGCTCACGCTCACAAACTCGGCGTTTTGGCTGGGCGTAGTCGGCTTCGCGGGGTCAATTCCATTTTTGTTCGTCACGCTCTTTGGCGGGGTCATCGCGGACAGGGTGAACAAGCGCCGCCTGCTGCAGGTAACGCAGACGATCATGATGCTGCTGGCTTTTCTGCTTGCGGGGCTGACGTATTTTCACGCGATCAGCGTGTGGGGAGTGGCGGCAATTGCCTTTGGCAACGGCGTGGCGATGGCCATGAACGCGCCAAGCTACCAGGCGCTCGTCCCAAAACTGGTGAAGCGCGAAGATCTTACCAATGCGATTGCGCTGAACTCCGCGCAGTTCAATATGTCGCGCATTCTCGGTCCAACGCTGGGCGGCTATGCCATGGTGGTTTTCGGCATGGCTGGAAACTTTTTCTTGAATGGGCTCAGCTTTCTTGCGGTGCTGTGGGCGCTAGTTCGAATTGACTATCCCAAAGAAGACCTGAGTCGCCACCAGAGTATGTGGGACAGCCTCAAGGGCGGCTTTGCTTACCTACGCAGTAATCGTCAGATGTACGTGATGATCTGGATGACTGCCTTCGCGAGCTTTTTCGGATTTCCATTTATCACGTTTATTCCGTATTTCGCAAAGGTGCAGCTTCATGCCGGGGAGAGCGGGCTGGGATGGCTTCTGGCGTGCTCAGGAGTGGGTTCGGTTCTAGGAGCTATGACGATCGCTATCTCCGGCGTGATTCGTCATCGCGGCCGCGTGCTGACGGGCTGCGGCGTGGTGTTCTTTGCGGCAATTATCGGGTTCAGTTATTCCCACGTTTTCGCCCTTTCGCAGGGTCTGGCGTTCTTCGAGGGGTTCTGCGGGATCCTGATGATCTCCTGCTTCAATGTATCGATCCAGCATCTGTCGAGTGACGCGATGCGAGGCCGCATGATGAGCATCTACGCGACAAGCTTTCTAGGCTTGCCGCCGATCGGTGCGCTCGTTGCGGGTGAACTCTCGCGACACATGGACACCGGTCATGCGCTGGCGATGATGGCCGGTGTTTCGCTGCTGTCTTTCGTAGGGTTCTATGCGTCTTCGCCAGCGCTGCGCGAACTGGACTAG
- the mscL gene encoding large conductance mechanosensitive channel protein MscL, with protein MLKGFRDFVLRGNVLDLAVGVIIGGAFGTVVASLVKDIFTPFIGNLVGKPDFSAIQYNHIMIGNFLNALIAFLMVAAAVYFFIVVPANALMARFHKPVPDTPPATKVCPECLSDIPIAAKRCSHCTQLVA; from the coding sequence ATGCTGAAGGGATTTCGTGATTTCGTTCTTCGTGGTAACGTACTCGATTTGGCAGTTGGCGTCATCATCGGAGGCGCATTCGGAACGGTCGTAGCTTCTCTCGTCAAGGACATATTCACCCCGTTCATTGGCAATCTTGTGGGCAAGCCGGACTTCAGCGCGATCCAGTACAACCACATCATGATCGGCAACTTCCTGAATGCCCTGATCGCATTCCTCATGGTTGCAGCGGCCGTCTACTTCTTTATCGTGGTCCCCGCCAACGCGCTGATGGCCAGGTTTCACAAGCCCGTACCCGATACACCGCCGGCGACAAAGGTGTGCCCTGAATGCCTTAGCGACATTCCGATCGCAGCGAAACGGTGCTCGCATTGCACTCAGTTGGTCGCCTGA
- a CDS encoding permease, translated as MRGIILSLASFIASLLLAGFPHIEKLHGSPWQLASLLIAAWGMAETARCLRGKWSLYHAGVILLLYSDLMILTLIVFLVAYPL; from the coding sequence GTGCGCGGCATAATCCTGTCGCTGGCATCGTTCATCGCAAGCCTTCTGCTGGCAGGCTTTCCTCATATTGAGAAGTTGCACGGATCTCCATGGCAGCTCGCATCTCTGCTCATCGCCGCCTGGGGCATGGCTGAAACCGCGCGATGCCTCCGCGGCAAGTGGAGCCTCTACCATGCAGGTGTCATTCTCTTGCTCTATTCCGACCTGATGATCCTCACGCTGATCGTGTTTCTGGTCGCATATCCGTTGTGA